A portion of the Oxynema aestuarii AP17 genome contains these proteins:
- the dndD gene encoding DNA sulfur modification protein DndD, translated as MIFRQLVLHNFGPYVGKQTIDLTPGTEGETRPIILFGGMNGGGKTTLMDAIRLALYGQRAQCSTRGNLSYSDFLSQCVNRHTPLGERTQIELVFQHIEDDRLIDLQIIRHWTKSPKDGKDTLGIFEEDYWKNDYLTNTWDEYIENLLPLGISNLFLFDGEQVKELAEQEIPPPAVVGSIKFLLGLELAERLAVDLDILVRRKRKKWANAKELADLDEMEVKMNQYREELDAAKQDLSSLKNALDRAETAQREAYFKYISEGGKIAAERTTLEHEKRRLEGKIERSRQLLVELSSSSLPLALIEPLLHQMEEQSDRETKQYQAKNAQDLVKQRGDRLLQYIEEIKVNSKQLAKIKAFLEEEDRQLHEAIGSDEDIWLHLDEETRDRLSILLQKELPDFVNFGDETLKTLYQVELDLDNKEREIAAAPSPEIYEQLQQAVNETQADLVKATANYERGQRRCNEAEAKIEALKKDLADYANTALEREQDEHLIRASAKVQHTLKLFKERLTLKKLNKLEIEITECFRYLLHKSDLVHRVAIATDSFALSLYDNQGQPVPKHRLSAGEKQLLAIAFLWGLARVSGRQLPVAIDTPLGRLDSSHRHNLIERYFPSASHQVLLLSTDTEIGKKEVSLLREQGSIAREYLLKYDPKKRQTTVKEGYFWNED; from the coding sequence ATGATTTTTCGTCAACTCGTCCTCCACAACTTCGGTCCCTACGTCGGAAAACAAACCATCGATTTAACCCCGGGAACGGAAGGCGAAACTCGCCCCATTATTTTATTTGGGGGAATGAATGGTGGCGGAAAAACAACGCTGATGGATGCAATTCGCCTCGCCCTTTACGGACAACGGGCCCAATGTTCGACCCGAGGCAATTTAAGTTATAGTGACTTTCTTTCCCAATGCGTCAATCGCCACACTCCTTTGGGAGAAAGAACGCAAATTGAATTAGTCTTTCAACATATTGAAGACGATCGCCTCATCGATTTACAAATCATTCGTCACTGGACGAAAAGCCCCAAAGATGGTAAAGATACCCTGGGAATTTTTGAAGAAGATTATTGGAAAAACGACTATTTAACCAATACCTGGGACGAATATATCGAAAACTTGTTACCGTTAGGCATTTCTAATTTATTTCTATTTGACGGCGAACAAGTTAAAGAACTCGCCGAACAGGAAATCCCTCCTCCGGCGGTTGTCGGGTCGATTAAGTTTCTACTCGGACTCGAACTCGCCGAACGGTTAGCGGTCGATTTAGATATTTTAGTGCGCCGAAAAAGGAAGAAGTGGGCGAACGCGAAAGAGTTGGCCGATCTCGATGAAATGGAAGTAAAAATGAACCAATATCGAGAAGAATTAGACGCGGCCAAACAAGATTTATCCTCGTTAAAAAACGCCCTCGATCGCGCCGAAACTGCTCAAAGAGAAGCCTATTTTAAATATATCTCCGAAGGGGGTAAAATCGCAGCAGAACGGACGACCCTAGAACACGAAAAACGCCGCTTGGAAGGCAAGATCGAGCGATCGCGCCAATTACTGGTAGAACTATCTTCCAGTAGTTTACCCCTGGCGTTAATCGAACCGTTATTGCATCAAATGGAAGAACAAAGCGATCGCGAAACGAAACAATACCAGGCAAAAAATGCCCAAGATTTAGTCAAACAACGTGGCGATCGCCTCTTGCAATATATTGAAGAAATTAAAGTCAATTCCAAACAACTCGCTAAAATTAAAGCCTTTTTAGAAGAAGAAGACCGCCAACTCCACGAGGCGATCGGTTCCGACGAAGATATTTGGCTGCATCTCGATGAAGAAACCCGCGATCGCCTTTCTATTTTACTCCAAAAAGAACTCCCCGATTTCGTCAATTTTGGAGACGAAACCCTCAAAACCCTCTACCAAGTCGAACTCGATCTCGACAATAAAGAACGAGAAATCGCCGCCGCCCCTTCTCCGGAGATTTACGAACAATTACAACAAGCAGTGAATGAAACCCAAGCCGACCTAGTTAAAGCAACGGCAAATTACGAACGAGGACAACGACGCTGTAACGAAGCGGAAGCAAAAATAGAAGCCCTCAAAAAAGATTTAGCCGATTACGCCAACACCGCTTTAGAACGAGAACAAGACGAACACCTGATTCGGGCGTCGGCGAAAGTTCAACATACCTTGAAACTGTTTAAAGAACGGCTGACGTTGAAGAAATTAAATAAATTAGAAATAGAAATTACCGAATGTTTTCGCTACTTACTCCATAAATCCGATCTCGTCCATCGAGTGGCGATCGCCACCGATAGCTTTGCCCTTTCTCTCTACGACAACCAAGGTCAACCCGTCCCCAAACATCGCCTTTCTGCGGGAGAAAAACAGTTACTGGCGATCGCCTTTTTGTGGGGATTGGCGCGGGTGTCCGGTCGTCAGTTACCCGTGGCGATCGATACGCCATTAGGACGTTTAGATTCTTCCCACCGTCATAATTTAATCGAGCGCTATTTTCCCTCAGCTTCCCATCAAGTCTTATTGCTATCTACCGATACGGAAATTGGTAAAAAAGAGGTTAGCCTATTGCGCGAACAAGGCTCGATCGCCCGCGAATATTTATTGAAATACGACCCTAAAAAACGTCAGACGACGGTAAAAGAGGGCTATTTCTGGAACGAAGACTAA
- the remA gene encoding extracellular matrix/biofilm regulator RemA: protein MDIQLINIGFGNIVSANRVVAIVSPESAPIKRIITEAREGNRLIDATYGRRTRAVIVMDSSHVILSAIQPETVANRFVAHKDGHGS, encoded by the coding sequence ATGGATATTCAGTTAATTAATATCGGTTTTGGGAACATTGTATCGGCGAACCGCGTGGTCGCGATCGTCAGTCCCGAGTCGGCGCCGATCAAGCGGATTATTACGGAAGCCCGGGAAGGCAACCGCCTGATCGATGCCACCTACGGACGCCGAACCCGCGCCGTGATCGTCATGGATTCGAGCCACGTGATCCTTTCAGCCATCCAGCCGGAGACCGTGGCGAATCGCTTCGTTGCTCATAAAGATGGTCATGGGAGTTAG
- a CDS encoding GspE/PulE family protein: MTNFSSQRRALVVQSNFSPFGNKLIQAGYADRDQIQRAQIESRKSGRPLTEVLESITGKQLPPELLRQYKKQQLFELKILYGVEAVDPEINEISNEQLAELMENVIALDVCRRHRVIPLSRNDTQPPSLSVAMVDPDKLDALDEINQILRRQGLALRKQVIAPEDYEQLLKQYSDEQAQKGAAAAAQANKLDLSLNADAFETVDEELDEADDDGDEMNLDAALRGAQEAPIVNTVNKILAKALSDGVSDIHVEPQEEFLRIRMRKDGVLQEFARLPKKIVPAITSRFKIISDLDIAERRNAQDGRIRRIFQGRTVDFRVNCLPSRYGEKLCLRILDNSSTQLGLDKLISEPEALAKMREFASRPFGLILVTGPTGSGKSTSLYSVLAERNSPEVNISTAEDPIEYALPGITQCQVIRAKGLDFEALLRAFMRQDPDIILVGETRDRETAKAAIEAALTGHLVLTTLHTNDAAGAIARLDEMGVEPFMVAGALIGVSAQRLMRRVCSECREPYHPDKEELARYGLSAAQETNIDFYKARVVSAGERKAAASSGNLCPKCGGSGYKGRVGVYEILKNTEAVAELITQGAPTERIKEKAVEEGMVSLLPYSINLVRQGMTTFEEVDRVTYTDTGLEAELRAKRKSALTCKNCGAGLQQEWLDCPYCLTPRFQD, from the coding sequence ATGACTAATTTCTCATCGCAGCGACGTGCGCTAGTCGTTCAGAGTAACTTTTCCCCTTTCGGCAACAAACTCATCCAAGCTGGATATGCCGATCGCGACCAAATCCAGCGAGCGCAAATAGAAAGCCGCAAGTCAGGTCGCCCACTTACAGAAGTTCTAGAAAGTATCACGGGCAAACAACTTCCACCGGAATTGTTGCGCCAGTACAAAAAACAACAATTATTCGAACTCAAAATCCTTTACGGCGTCGAAGCCGTCGATCCGGAAATCAACGAGATTTCCAACGAACAGCTCGCCGAGCTGATGGAAAACGTCATCGCCCTCGACGTTTGCCGTCGTCACCGGGTCATCCCCTTGAGCCGCAACGACACCCAACCCCCATCCCTGTCGGTGGCCATGGTCGATCCCGACAAACTCGACGCCCTCGACGAAATTAACCAAATCTTGCGGCGGCAAGGACTCGCCCTCAGAAAGCAAGTTATCGCCCCGGAAGACTACGAACAACTCCTCAAACAATATTCCGACGAACAAGCTCAAAAAGGCGCGGCAGCCGCCGCTCAAGCCAACAAGCTCGACCTGTCTCTCAATGCAGACGCCTTTGAAACCGTAGACGAAGAACTCGACGAAGCCGACGACGACGGCGACGAGATGAACTTGGACGCAGCCTTGCGCGGCGCCCAAGAAGCACCGATCGTCAATACGGTCAACAAAATTCTCGCCAAAGCCCTTTCCGACGGGGTATCGGACATTCACGTCGAACCGCAAGAAGAATTCCTGCGGATTCGGATGCGCAAAGACGGGGTACTGCAAGAATTTGCCCGCTTACCGAAGAAAATCGTTCCGGCAATTACGTCTCGATTCAAAATTATCTCGGATTTAGATATTGCCGAACGCCGCAATGCCCAAGACGGTCGGATTCGGCGGATTTTCCAAGGACGCACCGTAGACTTTCGGGTCAACTGCCTGCCGAGTCGCTACGGCGAAAAACTTTGTTTGCGGATTTTAGACAACTCCAGCACCCAACTCGGTCTCGATAAGTTGATTAGCGAACCGGAAGCCCTGGCAAAAATGCGCGAGTTTGCCAGTCGTCCCTTCGGACTGATTCTGGTGACCGGGCCGACGGGTTCGGGGAAATCGACCTCCCTATACTCGGTGTTGGCGGAACGCAACAGCCCGGAAGTGAATATCAGTACTGCCGAAGACCCGATCGAATATGCCTTGCCCGGGATTACCCAATGTCAGGTGATTCGGGCGAAAGGATTGGACTTTGAAGCGCTGTTGCGGGCGTTCATGCGGCAAGACCCGGATATCATTCTGGTGGGTGAGACTCGCGACCGAGAAACGGCCAAAGCGGCGATCGAGGCAGCCCTGACGGGTCACTTGGTGCTGACGACTTTGCACACGAACGATGCTGCCGGGGCGATCGCCCGTTTGGACGAAATGGGCGTCGAACCGTTCATGGTCGCCGGGGCATTGATCGGAGTGTCGGCACAACGCTTGATGCGTCGGGTCTGTAGCGAATGCCGCGAACCCTACCACCCGGACAAAGAGGAACTGGCCCGTTATGGCTTGAGTGCCGCTCAAGAAACGAATATCGACTTTTACAAAGCCCGCGTCGTTTCTGCGGGAGAACGCAAAGCCGCAGCCAGTAGCGGAAACCTCTGTCCTAAATGCGGCGGCAGTGGTTATAAAGGACGGGTTGGGGTTTACGAAATCCTCAAGAATACCGAAGCGGTTGCCGAGTTGATTACCCAAGGGGCGCCGACCGAACGGATTAAGGAAAAAGCGGTGGAAGAAGGCATGGTTTCCCTCCTGCCGTACAGTATTAACTTAGTCCGTCAAGGGATGACTACCTTTGAAGAAGTCGATCGCGTCACCTACACCGACACGGGTCTCGAAGCCGAATTGAGGGCGAAGCGCAAGAGCGCTTTAACCTGTAAAAATTGTGGAGCGGGACTACAGCAAGAATGGCTCGACTGTCCTTATTGTTTGACCCCGCGTTTCCAAGATTGA
- a CDS encoding HNH endonuclease codes for MADTESQSIYRNLAYYSECFSNLQVYLGKALNKPILILSVIDLIAQDIIQENRIFITDELIESFRKYWEILEKGKFKSSDFALPFFHLKNETGKFWHLKFSDRYEGGRPQSIPKIKHDVDFASLDDELFSILEDPESRTELIDVLVDTWFSAKQNKLEEILNINQELQDYVSEQEDSKNLQLENERDRQEKKYSFRRSLIRDAFFRKSIIHIYDYRCALCRLKVMRSLSQTIVDGAHIKPYGRFYDNKINNGLSLCKNHHWAFDKGWFSIDDDYKIIVTNDLQEDSPYARPISDFVGEAIILPNSQKYFPSLDALSWHRVNIFKS; via the coding sequence ATGGCCGACACAGAATCGCAATCTATTTATCGTAACCTTGCCTATTATTCTGAGTGTTTTTCTAATTTACAAGTTTACTTGGGTAAAGCACTAAATAAACCCATTTTGATTTTGTCTGTTATCGATTTAATTGCCCAAGATATTATTCAAGAAAATCGCATTTTTATAACCGATGAATTAATTGAATCCTTCAGAAAATATTGGGAAATTCTTGAGAAAGGAAAATTTAAAAGTAGTGATTTTGCACTGCCTTTTTTTCACTTAAAAAATGAAACAGGGAAATTTTGGCATTTAAAATTCAGCGATCGATATGAAGGTGGTCGGCCTCAATCAATACCGAAAATCAAACATGATGTTGATTTTGCAAGTCTGGATGATGAGCTTTTCAGCATTTTGGAAGATCCAGAATCAAGAACTGAACTGATTGATGTTTTAGTAGACACATGGTTCTCAGCAAAACAAAATAAGTTAGAAGAGATTCTAAATATAAATCAAGAATTACAAGATTATGTATCAGAACAGGAGGATTCCAAAAATTTACAATTAGAAAATGAAAGGGATCGACAAGAAAAAAAGTATAGTTTTCGACGTTCTCTAATTAGAGATGCTTTTTTTCGCAAATCTATAATTCATATTTATGATTACCGATGTGCTTTATGTCGTTTGAAAGTTATGCGTTCCCTAAGTCAAACAATTGTAGATGGGGCGCATATCAAACCTTATGGGCGATTTTATGATAATAAAATAAATAATGGTTTGTCTTTATGTAAAAATCATCATTGGGCTTTTGATAAAGGGTGGTTTTCTATAGACGATGATTATAAAATAATAGTAACTAATGATTTACAAGAAGATTCACCTTATGCAAGACCAATTAGTGATTTTGTAGGCGAGGCAATTATTTTGCCCAATTCTCAAAAATATTTTCCCAGTCTTGATGCTTTATCTTGGCATAGAGTAAATATATTTAAATCATAA
- the dndB gene encoding DNA sulfur modification protein DndB has translation MTTTTFEYVLPAIRGIQAGREYYVSMCPVRFLPKLFPLEGENNPPQARSRRHLNTARVRQIARYILENPETYTFCAITASIDGEVAFEPMGEKAEERKMGRLRVPMDARFTIDDGQHRRAALELALKENPDLGYETIAAIFFLDLGLARSQEVFNDLNAHAVRPDPSLSVLYNRRDRLAVVTRGILDRVEVFAKLTETERSHIPVRSAKLFTLTGLYRATAQLLEDEIDLQEGEDPVELAIAFWSRVAQSIPDWRLACDRQISARELREDSLHGHGIVLTALGLVGLSLLATDRKSWGDRLAGLGAIDWSRSNKDWRDRVVFEGRICQGLASISYLSAYLKQHLELPLTVEEKQLLGDRL, from the coding sequence ATGACGACGACTACGTTTGAATACGTTTTACCTGCGATTCGGGGGATTCAGGCGGGACGGGAATATTATGTTTCTATGTGTCCCGTGCGGTTTTTGCCGAAGTTATTCCCCTTGGAGGGAGAGAACAATCCGCCCCAAGCGCGATCGCGGCGCCATCTCAATACAGCGCGGGTGCGGCAAATTGCCCGTTATATTTTAGAGAATCCCGAAACTTATACGTTTTGTGCGATTACGGCGTCCATTGATGGCGAGGTCGCTTTTGAACCGATGGGAGAAAAGGCAGAAGAGCGAAAAATGGGGCGATTGCGGGTTCCGATGGACGCCCGATTTACCATTGATGACGGACAACACCGAAGGGCGGCGCTGGAGTTGGCGTTAAAGGAAAATCCCGATTTGGGCTACGAGACGATCGCGGCGATCTTCTTTCTGGATTTGGGTTTGGCGCGATCGCAGGAAGTCTTTAACGACCTCAACGCCCACGCGGTGCGACCGGATCCGTCTTTGTCGGTGTTATACAATCGGCGCGATCGTTTGGCGGTGGTAACCCGAGGGATCTTGGATCGGGTGGAGGTGTTCGCCAAGTTGACGGAAACCGAACGCAGTCACATCCCGGTGCGATCGGCGAAATTGTTTACTCTGACGGGTTTATACCGCGCCACGGCGCAGTTGTTGGAAGATGAGATCGATTTACAGGAAGGAGAAGATCCGGTAGAATTGGCGATCGCGTTTTGGTCTCGGGTGGCGCAGTCGATTCCCGATTGGCGTTTGGCGTGCGATCGGCAAATTAGCGCCCGGGAATTGCGCGAAGATTCTTTACACGGTCATGGAATTGTGTTAACTGCGTTGGGGTTGGTGGGATTGTCGCTATTAGCAACTGACCGAAAAAGTTGGGGCGATCGTTTGGCAGGTTTAGGCGCGATCGATTGGTCGCGATCGAATAAAGATTGGCGCGATCGGGTAGTGTTTGAAGGTCGTATTTGTCAGGGTTTGGCGAGTATCAGTTATTTAAGTGCATATCTCAAACAGCATCTTGAATTGCCTTTGACTGTAGAAGAAAAGCAGTTATTGGGCGATCGGCTTTGA
- the dndE gene encoding DNA sulfur modification protein DndE, translating into MEPPIKQIKLSQTAKDQLTKLKRYTKIDQWNIICRWAFCRSLAEPSIPSPIPIPADSNVEMSWRVFGGDLSEILLAALKQRCQNDGLGCDRETLATQFRLHLHRGIGYLAGDPDLKKIEDLIALATHTEKPDRLRKTKK; encoded by the coding sequence ATGGAACCCCCGATCAAACAAATCAAACTCTCGCAAACCGCGAAAGATCAACTGACTAAACTCAAACGTTATACCAAAATTGACCAGTGGAATATTATTTGTCGCTGGGCTTTTTGCCGTTCTCTCGCCGAACCGAGTATCCCGTCGCCGATTCCAATTCCCGCCGATAGTAATGTCGAAATGAGTTGGCGGGTGTTTGGCGGGGATTTGTCCGAGATCCTCCTCGCCGCCCTCAAACAACGCTGTCAAAATGATGGTTTGGGATGCGATCGCGAGACCCTCGCCACCCAATTTCGCCTCCACCTTCATCGCGGAATCGGTTATCTCGCTGGAGATCCGGACCTGAAAAAAATTGAAGATTTAATCGCCTTAGCGACCCATACGGAAAAACCCGATCGCCTCCGCAAAACTAAGAAATAA
- the dndC gene encoding DNA phosphorothioation system sulfurtransferase DndC — translation MNSEELSLFQNRTTADFIKHTEELTKEIQELYCGDEIPWCVGYSGGKDSTATLQIIWYAISSLPVEERKKTIYVATNDTLVENPVVSTWVRNSLSQMKIAALEQQMPIEPHLTYPAAKDRFWSCLIGKGYPAPRKRFRWCTERLKILPTDSFIRSVIRSSGEVILILGTRKAESVQRSMNMAKHRNWRVRDHLNTNPNRPNSLIYLPIEDWRTDEVWLYLNQWRNPWGYSNKDLFSMYRGATADTECPLVIDASTPSCGDSRFGCWVCTMVNKDKSMEAMIQNDEEKEWLQPLLDIRNELDLYNDRERRDFRRIYGKVELFERNLEGKTSVEPMPGPYKKEYREYLLRRVLEAQIQLRENAPEDMRDITLITEEELSEIRRIWLEEKHEFDDRLPQIYEEVTGEPFKDVRLGTSKKLLGGDEWETLKDLCDEDAMHLELMSKLLGTEYQYQTKARRIGIYEAIENCFETSSRDREEAIKNAHSKRDLKTAVDDGSITNVKEIQLTWAQKKFGKANLENPSPEDN, via the coding sequence ATGAATTCTGAAGAACTGTCTTTATTTCAAAATAGAACAACAGCAGATTTTATAAAACATACTGAGGAATTAACTAAAGAAATTCAAGAATTGTACTGTGGGGACGAAATTCCTTGGTGTGTCGGCTATTCAGGGGGTAAAGATAGTACCGCCACTTTACAAATTATTTGGTATGCAATTTCTAGCTTACCAGTAGAGGAGCGAAAAAAAACTATATATGTTGCTACTAATGATACTTTAGTAGAAAATCCTGTTGTTTCAACTTGGGTACGCAATTCCTTATCCCAAATGAAGATAGCAGCCCTAGAACAACAAATGCCTATTGAACCACACTTAACTTATCCGGCTGCTAAGGATAGATTTTGGTCTTGCTTAATTGGTAAAGGTTACCCAGCCCCTAGAAAACGATTCAGGTGGTGTACTGAACGCTTAAAAATTTTACCTACAGACTCTTTCATTCGATCGGTCATCCGATCGAGTGGAGAAGTTATCCTAATTTTAGGAACTCGGAAAGCAGAAAGTGTTCAAAGATCGATGAATATGGCTAAACATCGAAATTGGAGAGTCCGAGATCACCTAAATACGAATCCTAACCGTCCAAATTCACTGATTTATTTACCTATTGAAGATTGGCGTACTGATGAAGTTTGGCTGTATTTAAATCAATGGCGGAATCCTTGGGGATATAGTAATAAGGATTTATTTTCGATGTATCGAGGGGCAACCGCCGATACAGAATGCCCTCTCGTTATTGATGCCTCTACTCCCAGTTGTGGTGATTCTCGTTTTGGTTGCTGGGTCTGTACGATGGTTAATAAGGATAAATCAATGGAGGCAATGATCCAAAATGATGAAGAAAAAGAGTGGTTACAGCCTCTATTAGATATTCGCAATGAATTAGATCTGTATAACGATCGGGAAAGGCGAGATTTTCGCAGAATTTATGGAAAAGTAGAATTATTTGAACGAAATTTAGAAGGCAAAACCTCAGTCGAACCAATGCCCGGACCTTATAAAAAGGAATATCGGGAATATTTGTTGCGTCGGGTGTTAGAAGCACAGATTCAATTGAGGGAAAATGCGCCGGAAGATATGCGCGATATTACCTTGATTACTGAGGAAGAACTCAGCGAAATTCGTCGAATCTGGTTGGAAGAAAAACACGAATTTGACGATCGCCTTCCCCAGATTTACGAGGAAGTCACCGGAGAACCCTTTAAAGATGTTCGCTTGGGAACTTCTAAAAAACTACTCGGCGGCGATGAATGGGAAACCTTAAAAGACCTCTGCGACGAGGACGCCATGCACCTCGAATTGATGTCTAAACTGCTGGGAACGGAATATCAATATCAAACCAAAGCCCGCCGAATTGGGATTTATGAGGCGATCGAAAATTGCTTTGAAACCAGTTCGCGCGATCGCGAGGAAGCAATTAAAAATGCTCATAGTAAGCGGGATCTGAAAACTGCCGTGGATGATGGAAGCATTACCAACGTCAAAGAAATTCAACTAACTTGGGCGCAAAAGAAATTTGGTAAAGCGAACTTAGAAAATCCTTCCCCAGAAGATAACTAA
- a CDS encoding Rqc2 family fibronectin-binding protein, whose translation MQPVDLTTLTAACSELRATWLPARVEQVYQRDRHTVHLALRTLEKRGWLTLSWHPQAARIHIGEPPPRTPDTFTFSDQLRHQLNGLAWVAIAPLDPWERALDLQFARRPGEPVLWHLYVEIMGKRSNAILTDRDDRIVTAAHQVSEKQSSLRPILTGQPYEVPPALDDPIPSLAESRDRWQERVGLIPGPIARQLLKSYRGLSSRLTRTMAIAAGIDPQQSTDLLDEVAWGRLFDRWQDWLKGLEACRQGDLSHLDPRSSGKGYTVLKWDRVEPQRESETAPSVQALLDRYYGETLARQSFEQLHHQLSQKVAQVLLKVNAKERGFRDRLGESEAADEYRQKADLLMASLHRWQPGMQTITLDDFATGNPVKIVLNPEKNAVQNAQALYKQHQKLKRAKQAVEPLLAQVVAERNYLEQVEVAISQVEDYRDPSDLETLEDIREELVQQGYLAAGDRRSRDRSPDADFYRYRSPNGFELVVGRNNRQNDLLSFRIAGDYDLWFHTQEIPGSHALLRLKPGAVADEADLQFAADWAAYYSRARQSDAVPVVYTEPKYVYKPKGAQPGMAIYKHERVIWGRPQRRSRHD comes from the coding sequence ATGCAACCCGTTGATTTGACCACGCTTACGGCAGCTTGTAGCGAACTGCGCGCCACCTGGTTACCCGCCCGGGTCGAACAGGTGTACCAGCGCGATCGCCACACGGTTCATTTGGCTTTACGCACCCTGGAAAAACGGGGCTGGCTGACCCTTTCCTGGCACCCCCAGGCGGCCCGCATTCATATCGGCGAACCGCCGCCGCGTACCCCGGATACGTTTACGTTTAGCGACCAATTACGCCACCAACTCAACGGGTTGGCGTGGGTGGCGATCGCCCCCCTCGATCCTTGGGAACGCGCCCTCGATTTACAGTTTGCCCGACGTCCCGGGGAACCCGTTCTCTGGCATCTCTATGTCGAAATTATGGGCAAGCGCAGTAACGCGATCTTGACCGATCGCGACGATCGCATCGTCACTGCCGCCCACCAAGTTAGCGAAAAACAATCCAGTTTGCGCCCCATTTTAACCGGACAGCCCTATGAGGTTCCTCCGGCCCTCGACGATCCGATCCCGAGTTTGGCCGAATCGCGCGATCGCTGGCAGGAACGTGTCGGTTTGATCCCCGGCCCGATCGCCCGTCAGTTGCTCAAAAGCTATCGGGGCTTGAGTTCGCGGCTGACTCGGACGATGGCGATCGCCGCCGGGATCGACCCGCAACAGTCTACCGATCTCCTCGACGAGGTCGCTTGGGGTCGCCTGTTCGATCGCTGGCAAGATTGGCTCAAAGGGTTGGAGGCTTGCCGTCAGGGGGATTTATCCCATCTGGATCCGCGATCGTCGGGCAAGGGGTACACGGTGTTGAAGTGGGATCGGGTCGAACCTCAAAGGGAAAGCGAAACGGCGCCTTCGGTACAAGCGCTGCTCGATCGCTACTACGGCGAAACCCTCGCCCGCCAAAGTTTCGAGCAACTCCACCATCAACTCAGTCAAAAAGTTGCCCAAGTTCTCCTTAAAGTGAATGCGAAAGAACGAGGATTCCGCGATCGTCTCGGCGAGTCCGAGGCGGCGGACGAATATCGGCAAAAAGCGGATTTATTGATGGCGTCGTTGCATCGTTGGCAACCGGGAATGCAAACGATTACCCTCGACGATTTCGCCACGGGAAACCCGGTAAAGATCGTCCTCAATCCCGAAAAAAATGCGGTGCAAAATGCCCAAGCTCTTTACAAGCAACACCAAAAACTCAAACGGGCGAAACAGGCGGTCGAACCGTTGTTAGCCCAAGTTGTGGCGGAACGGAATTATTTAGAACAGGTGGAAGTGGCGATTTCCCAAGTTGAGGACTATCGCGACCCGTCGGATTTGGAAACTCTCGAAGATATCCGCGAGGAGTTGGTGCAACAAGGTTATCTCGCCGCAGGCGATCGGCGATCGCGCGATCGCTCCCCAGACGCCGACTTCTACCGCTACAGATCCCCCAACGGCTTCGAGTTAGTCGTCGGACGCAACAACCGTCAAAATGATTTACTCAGTTTTAGGATTGCCGGAGATTACGATTTGTGGTTTCATACACAGGAGATCCCCGGCAGTCACGCCCTCTTGCGCCTCAAACCTGGCGCCGTCGCCGACGAAGCGGACTTGCAGTTTGCCGCCGACTGGGCCGCTTACTACAGTCGCGCCCGTCAAAGCGATGCCGTTCCCGTGGTCTACACCGAGCCGAAATACGTCTACAAGCCCAAAGGCGCCCAGCCGGGAATGGCGATTTACAAGCACGAACGGGTTATTTGGGGACGCCCTCAACGGCGATCGCGCCACGATTGA
- the gmk gene encoding guanylate kinase, translated as MQTGKLIVFAGPSGVGKGTLLRSLLDKHPDLYLSISATTRPPRPGEINGHHYYFVSRDRFETMVAEGQLLEWAEFAGNYYGTPRQPVERAIAEGKFVVLEIELEGARQVRKTFPEGMQIFILPPSEEELERRIRARGQDSEAAIARRLQRAKAEIAAADEFDLKIINDDFDRAIAALEAALFAVVPAGRVQ; from the coding sequence ATGCAAACTGGTAAATTGATTGTATTCGCCGGACCGAGTGGAGTCGGGAAAGGAACCCTGTTGCGATCGCTGCTCGACAAACATCCCGACCTCTACTTATCTATTTCCGCCACGACCCGTCCCCCGCGTCCGGGAGAAATTAACGGACATCATTATTATTTTGTCAGTCGCGATCGATTTGAAACCATGGTCGCCGAGGGTCAACTGCTCGAATGGGCCGAGTTTGCCGGGAATTATTACGGAACGCCGCGCCAACCCGTGGAACGGGCGATCGCCGAAGGGAAGTTCGTCGTGCTCGAAATCGAATTAGAAGGGGCGCGACAAGTGAGAAAGACCTTTCCCGAAGGGATGCAGATTTTTATTTTGCCCCCGTCCGAGGAAGAGTTGGAACGGCGCATCCGCGCGCGCGGACAAGATTCGGAGGCGGCGATCGCCCGACGCTTGCAACGGGCCAAAGCCGAAATCGCGGCGGCTGACGAATTCGACCTAAAAATTATCAACGACGACTTCGATCGCGCGATCGCCGCCCTGGAAGCGGCATTATTCGCCGTCGTTCCCGCCGGTCGCGTCCAATAG